A region of Paenibacillus thiaminolyticus DNA encodes the following proteins:
- a CDS encoding DUF5412 family protein, which translates to MMRRRRWGLWITLLIVSLIVIYVYLKGFTLLLLPKGELIAASDSPGNTYTLNVYLVNAGGATGGFAIRGELLNNKKGTHKNIYWQYREEKAKVEWIDEAI; encoded by the coding sequence ATGATGAGAAGAAGAAGATGGGGCTTGTGGATCACTTTACTTATCGTGAGTCTTATTGTTATCTACGTATATTTGAAAGGCTTTACTCTATTATTGCTTCCAAAAGGGGAGTTAATTGCCGCTTCGGATTCCCCCGGTAACACGTATACACTGAACGTTTACCTGGTAAATGCAGGTGGCGCTACCGGAGGCTTTGCTATTCGGGGGGAGTTGCTAAACAATAAGAAGGGAACTCATAAAAACATTTACTGGCAATATCGAGAGGAAAAAGCAAAGGTTGAATGGATTGATGAAGCAATCTAA
- a CDS encoding helix-turn-helix domain-containing protein has product MGKPELLQRYLANVRLSVTDAYYAKCNPGWRETDFVPEFNRMYLIRDGEGRIEIDGTAYYPGPGHMVIMPARVIQSYGTISADTYEKYWCHFTALIGERHLFQSMRIPYCLTLPDDVFREAERHFHRLIRCHARGDWTADLNKQAMLIELLSLYFRTAGLERIDLPSSQALDKLNVALQMMHEHLSERLNVQQLAERVHFHPNYFITLFREHMGESPVQYMNRMKIERAKHLLLTTALTVTEVAEAVGLDVYYFSRLFKNSTGFNPTSFKAAHKTEAK; this is encoded by the coding sequence ATGGGGAAGCCGGAGCTGCTGCAGCGCTATCTGGCCAATGTGCGGCTGAGCGTGACCGACGCATACTACGCGAAATGCAATCCCGGCTGGCGCGAAACCGACTTCGTGCCGGAGTTCAACCGGATGTATCTGATACGAGACGGAGAAGGGCGAATCGAGATCGATGGAACCGCATATTATCCCGGGCCTGGCCACATGGTCATTATGCCCGCCCGCGTTATCCAGTCCTATGGAACGATAAGCGCCGATACATACGAGAAATATTGGTGCCACTTCACGGCCCTGATCGGCGAGCGCCATTTGTTCCAGTCGATGCGGATTCCGTATTGCCTTACGCTGCCGGATGACGTGTTCCGTGAGGCGGAGAGACATTTCCACCGGCTCATTCGGTGTCATGCGCGCGGAGATTGGACGGCGGATCTGAACAAGCAGGCGATGCTGATCGAGCTGCTCAGCCTGTATTTCCGGACGGCAGGGCTGGAACGCATCGATCTGCCTTCGTCCCAGGCGCTGGACAAGTTGAATGTGGCCCTGCAGATGATGCACGAGCATCTGTCGGAGCGGCTGAATGTGCAGCAGCTGGCGGAGCGGGTCCATTTTCACCCGAATTACTTCATTACCTTATTCCGGGAGCATATGGGAGAGTCGCCGGTTCAATATATGAATCGGATGAAAATCGAGCGGGCGAAGCACTTGCTGCTGACGACGGCGTTGACGGTGACCGAAGTGGCCGAAGCGGTTGGCCTGGATGTATATTATTTCTCTCGTTTGTTCAAAAATAGTACCGGATTCAATCCAACGTCGTTCAAAGCGGCGCATAAGACGGAGGCGAAGTGA
- a CDS encoding DUF5412 domain-containing protein, protein MKKRRWGLWISLFVVCFIAIYIYLSSFTLLILPQGDFIVTSTSPDNTYTLNAYLIDTGGALGAFAIRGELLNNLKGTRKNIYWDYRVEKANMRWLDDTHLVINGKTLNVEKETYDFRKYRKQPPK, encoded by the coding sequence ATGAAGAAAAGAAGATGGGGTCTTTGGATCTCTTTATTTGTCGTATGTTTCATAGCTATTTATATATACCTCAGCAGTTTTACTCTACTGATATTACCACAAGGCGACTTCATTGTGACTTCCACCTCGCCTGACAATACGTATACGCTGAACGCCTATCTCATCGATACGGGAGGGGCTCTCGGAGCATTTGCCATTCGCGGTGAACTGTTGAACAACCTAAAAGGAACCCGTAAAAATATATATTGGGATTACCGCGTAGAAAAGGCAAATATGCGATGGCTCGATGACACTCATCTTGTCATCAACGGGAAGACATTGAATGTTGAGAAAGAAACCTACGATTTCAGAAAATACAGAAAACAACCTCCCAAGTAG
- the rimM gene encoding ribosome maturation factor RimM (Essential for efficient processing of 16S rRNA), translating to MSEQLYTVGKLVNTQGIRGDVKILASTDFPEERFASGSELILQHPETKESLTVTVERARPQKNVYIVKFKNFDNINDVERYKGWNLYVTAEQQKELPENEYYHHEIIGCRVVTDEETELGVISEILAPGANDVWVVQPAKGKPILLPAIPDVILDVDIPGKLVKVHLMEGLL from the coding sequence ATGTCTGAACAATTGTATACCGTCGGCAAGCTGGTCAATACCCAGGGCATTCGCGGCGATGTCAAAATATTGGCGAGCACCGACTTCCCGGAAGAGCGGTTCGCTTCGGGCAGCGAGCTGATTCTGCAGCACCCTGAGACGAAGGAGTCGCTTACGGTCACCGTGGAACGCGCGCGGCCGCAGAAAAATGTCTACATTGTAAAATTTAAAAATTTCGACAACATCAATGACGTGGAACGCTATAAGGGCTGGAATCTCTATGTTACCGCCGAACAGCAGAAGGAACTGCCGGAGAATGAATACTACCACCATGAGATTATCGGCTGCCGTGTCGTAACCGATGAGGAGACAGAGCTGGGCGTGATTAGCGAGATTCTGGCGCCGGGCGCGAATGATGTCTGGGTCGTTCAGCCCGCGAAGGGCAAGCCAATTCTGCTTCCGGCTATTCCGGATGTCATCCTCGATGTCGATATTCCCGGCAAGCTGGTGAAGGTCCATCTGATGGAGGGGCTTCTGTAA
- a CDS encoding IS4 family transposase codes for MESQGYDVNTATTSAFVQQRNKVLPSAVEFLFHAFTQSVTDIKDYRGYRLLAVDGSDLHIATDSADTDTYFQSQPNTKGYNLLHLNAAYDLCNRLYVDAIVQPRRLCNEGRALAAMVHRSPIKGKTIVIADRGYESYNNFAHLERKGWNYVIRVKDLDSNGILSGLRLPSSGEFDRNVHLTLTKKQTKEVKANPEIYKFVPSTSTFDFLDLHENLFYPISFRVVRFVLPSGAFETVITNLTATDFPPGEIMSMYNMRWGIETSFRALKYTVGLTNFHAKKRESITQEIFARMILYNFAEMMTSHVVISQMEKRHPYQVNFTVAVHVCRHFLRSRDDEPPPDVEALIRKNILPIRPIRPGQQNTRKIRYKSVVSFVYRVA; via the coding sequence TTGGAATCACAAGGCTATGACGTAAACACCGCAACCACTTCCGCTTTTGTCCAACAGAGGAATAAAGTGCTGCCGTCTGCTGTGGAATTCTTGTTTCACGCATTTACGCAATCGGTTACGGATATCAAGGACTACCGAGGGTATCGGCTACTTGCCGTTGACGGTTCGGATTTGCATATCGCAACTGACTCTGCGGACACGGACACCTATTTTCAAAGTCAACCGAACACGAAAGGCTATAACCTTCTGCATTTGAACGCTGCCTATGACTTGTGCAACAGACTGTACGTGGATGCCATTGTTCAGCCACGAAGGTTGTGCAACGAGGGAAGGGCGCTGGCTGCTATGGTTCACCGTTCTCCAATCAAGGGCAAAACCATTGTGATTGCCGATAGAGGTTATGAAAGTTACAACAATTTCGCGCATCTTGAACGCAAAGGGTGGAACTATGTCATACGGGTAAAGGATTTGGATTCCAATGGTATTCTTTCGGGCTTGCGTTTGCCCTCTAGCGGAGAGTTTGATAGGAACGTTCATCTGACACTCACCAAAAAACAAACCAAAGAGGTCAAGGCTAATCCCGAGATTTACAAGTTCGTTCCTTCCACGTCTACCTTTGATTTTTTGGATTTGCATGAGAACTTGTTTTATCCGATTTCCTTTCGGGTGGTTCGTTTCGTCCTGCCGAGTGGCGCTTTTGAGACCGTCATTACGAATCTTACCGCCACGGATTTCCCACCGGGTGAAATCATGTCAATGTATAACATGCGATGGGGCATTGAAACCTCATTCCGGGCATTAAAGTACACTGTCGGTCTGACGAATTTTCATGCAAAGAAACGAGAGTCCATCACCCAGGAGATATTCGCAAGAATGATCCTGTACAATTTCGCTGAAATGATGACCTCGCACGTCGTCATTTCCCAAATGGAGAAACGGCACCCCTATCAAGTTAACTTCACGGTTGCCGTTCACGTGTGTAGACACTTCCTGCGCTCAAGGGACGATGAACCCCCGCCTGATGTTGAAGCGCTGATTCGCAAAAACATTTTGCCGATTCGACCCATTCGCCCAGGGCAGCAGAATACGCGCAAAATACGCTACAAATCAGTGGTTAGCTTCGTCTATAGAGTAGCATAA
- the ffh gene encoding signal recognition particle protein has translation MAFEGLTSRLQNVFGKLRGKGKVTEDDVNEAMREVRLALLEADVNFKVVKEFITKVKEKAVGQEVMKSFTPGMVIVDIVNKELTELMGGTAAKLAKANKPPTVIMMAGLQGAGKTTTSGKLAKLLQKQNHKPLLVAADIYRPAAIKQLEVLGAQINVPVFSLGDQVSPVEIARQAMEHARANHLDYVIVDTAGRLHIDEALMEELKQIHETVNPDEVLLVVDAMTGQDAVNVAESFNQQLALTGVVLTKLDGDTRGGAALSVKAVTGCPIKFAALGEKIDALEPFHPERMASRILGMGDMLSLIEKAQANIDADKAKEMEMKMRNAAFTFDDFLEQMQQVKQLGPIDQILDMIPGMNKMKQTANLKVDERQMGRIEAIVRSMTNEERQDPDLINHSRRKRIAAGSGTSLADVNRLIKQFDEMRRMMKQFTEMMGPKGPKMMKNLKSKAGKGMRFPFR, from the coding sequence ATGGCATTTGAAGGACTAACGAGCCGGCTGCAGAATGTGTTCGGCAAGCTGCGCGGCAAGGGAAAAGTAACCGAGGACGACGTCAATGAAGCGATGCGCGAGGTGCGCCTCGCGCTGCTGGAGGCCGATGTTAACTTCAAGGTCGTCAAGGAATTCATCACTAAGGTGAAGGAGAAGGCGGTCGGCCAGGAAGTGATGAAGAGCTTCACGCCGGGCATGGTCATCGTTGACATCGTTAACAAGGAACTGACCGAGCTGATGGGCGGGACGGCCGCCAAGCTGGCCAAGGCGAACAAGCCGCCGACGGTCATCATGATGGCCGGCTTGCAAGGCGCCGGGAAGACGACGACGTCCGGGAAGCTGGCGAAGCTGCTGCAGAAGCAGAACCATAAGCCGCTGCTGGTTGCGGCCGACATTTATCGGCCAGCCGCCATCAAGCAGCTGGAGGTGCTGGGCGCGCAGATCAATGTGCCGGTCTTCTCCCTGGGCGATCAGGTCAGCCCGGTAGAGATTGCGCGCCAGGCGATGGAGCATGCGCGCGCCAATCACCTGGACTATGTCATCGTCGATACGGCGGGCCGCTTGCATATCGATGAAGCGCTGATGGAGGAACTAAAGCAGATTCACGAGACGGTGAATCCGGACGAAGTTCTGCTCGTCGTCGATGCGATGACCGGTCAGGATGCGGTCAATGTCGCGGAGAGCTTCAACCAGCAGCTGGCGCTTACCGGCGTCGTGCTGACGAAGCTGGATGGCGATACGCGCGGCGGTGCGGCGCTGTCGGTCAAGGCCGTGACAGGCTGTCCGATCAAGTTCGCCGCTCTCGGCGAGAAGATCGATGCGCTTGAGCCGTTCCATCCGGAGCGGATGGCGTCCCGGATTCTCGGCATGGGGGACATGCTGTCGCTCATCGAGAAGGCGCAGGCGAATATCGATGCGGACAAGGCGAAGGAAATGGAGATGAAGATGCGCAATGCCGCATTTACATTTGACGATTTCCTTGAGCAGATGCAGCAAGTGAAGCAGCTTGGGCCAATTGATCAGATTTTGGACATGATTCCGGGCATGAACAAGATGAAGCAGACGGCCAATCTGAAGGTGGATGAGCGCCAGATGGGCCGGATCGAGGCGATTGTGCGCTCGATGACGAATGAGGAGCGGCAAGATCCCGATCTAATCAATCACAGCCGCCGCAAGCGGATTGCTGCCGGCAGCGGAACATCGCTAGCCGATGTCAACCGGCTGATTAAGCAGTTCGACGAGATGCGCCGGATGATGAAGCAGTTCACCGAGATGATGGGGCCGAAAGGTCCGAAGATGATGAAGAATTTGAAGAGCAAGGCCGGCAAAGGAATGAGATTTCCTTTCCGCTGA
- the rpsP gene encoding 30S ribosomal protein S16 translates to MAVRIRLKRIGAHKAPFYRVVVSDSRSPRDGRFIEEIGYYNPVAQPAVVNIDEEKALKWLQTGAQASDTVRNLLSQAGVMKKFHEQKYQK, encoded by the coding sequence GTGGCAGTACGTATCCGTCTGAAACGTATCGGTGCTCACAAAGCTCCGTTCTATCGTGTCGTTGTATCTGACTCCCGCTCTCCGCGTGATGGTCGATTCATCGAGGAAATTGGTTACTACAATCCGGTAGCTCAACCGGCAGTCGTTAACATCGACGAAGAAAAAGCGTTGAAATGGCTGCAAACAGGGGCACAAGCTTCTGACACCGTTCGCAACTTGCTTAGCCAAGCTGGCGTCATGAAGAAGTTCCATGAGCAAAAATACCAGAAGTAA
- the thpR gene encoding RNA 2',3'-cyclic phosphodiesterase — MMADTESKMRLFIGVPLGESASAALDNWAKQARRQWTFSRWVHPADYHITLQFLGDTPESKLAPLLEDLNRTAAHSGPFRLALSEWGTFGLPASPRVLWAAVAGDIDRLHELHHQVLKTTAPLGFLPEARPYRPHITLARKYMGTAAWDPGMLEAETSVAAAEWTADRFCLFRTHMQATPMYERLGEFRLSGTSGS; from the coding sequence ATGATGGCGGATACAGAGAGCAAGATGCGGCTGTTTATCGGCGTGCCGCTGGGCGAGTCTGCCAGCGCCGCCCTCGACAACTGGGCGAAGCAAGCGCGGCGCCAGTGGACATTTTCCCGCTGGGTTCATCCGGCGGACTACCATATCACGCTGCAATTCCTCGGTGATACCCCGGAGTCGAAGCTGGCCCCGCTGCTGGAAGACCTGAACCGGACGGCGGCGCACAGCGGGCCGTTCCGGCTGGCCTTGAGCGAATGGGGCACGTTCGGGCTTCCTGCCTCGCCGCGGGTACTGTGGGCGGCCGTCGCCGGAGATATCGATAGGCTTCATGAACTGCATCATCAGGTTCTGAAGACGACGGCTCCGCTAGGCTTCCTGCCGGAAGCGAGGCCATACCGGCCCCATATTACGTTGGCCCGCAAGTATATGGGAACGGCGGCATGGGACCCGGGCATGCTGGAGGCGGAGACGAGCGTCGCGGCAGCGGAATGGACGGCGGACCGGTTCTGCCTGTTCCGAACACATATGCAGGCTACGCCGATGTACGAGCGGTTGGGCGAGTTCCGGCTATCCGGTACTTCCGGTTCATAA
- a CDS encoding alpha-L-fucosidase, which produces MKAKERTTMTLTAREQRIQWFNHDRFGMFIHWGLYAIPARGEWVRSFERIPVEDYEKYFNSFNPVNYDPKAWAKAAKAAGMKYAVMTTKHHDGFCLFDSALTDYKATNTPAGRDLIREYADAFRAEGLKVGFYYSIIDWHHPDYPAYGDRQHPMRDNAEFKDRPQDFNRYLDYMHGQVKELLTNYGTIDVLWFDFSYEDMTGEKWKATELVKMIRELQPNVLIDNRLGGNIKAREPEIYAGDFASPEQLLPPHGIVNEDGKPLPWEACITLNHHWGYHAHDRDYKTPKQVVRGLVECVSKNGNMLLNVGPNAKGEIPQLSLDVLGEVGAWMRANGDSIYGCGAAALSKPEWGRYTQKGNKLYAHILDRGIGPIALQGLNGRVKEARLLADGAEVNIQTPWNAVDYPDYLFVNIPTAQLPDDFNTVIELTLEDAE; this is translated from the coding sequence ATGAAGGCAAAGGAGAGAACAACGATGACGTTAACCGCACGCGAGCAGCGTATACAATGGTTCAATCACGATCGCTTCGGCATGTTTATCCATTGGGGATTATATGCGATTCCCGCCCGGGGCGAATGGGTTCGCAGCTTCGAGCGCATCCCGGTCGAGGATTATGAGAAATATTTCAACAGCTTCAATCCGGTGAATTATGATCCGAAGGCATGGGCCAAGGCCGCCAAAGCCGCAGGCATGAAATATGCGGTCATGACGACCAAGCACCATGACGGCTTCTGTCTGTTCGACAGCGCCTTGACTGACTATAAAGCGACGAATACGCCGGCGGGCCGCGATCTGATTCGCGAATATGCAGACGCTTTCCGGGCCGAAGGACTCAAGGTCGGCTTCTATTACTCGATTATCGACTGGCATCATCCGGACTATCCGGCCTATGGCGATCGCCAGCATCCGATGCGGGACAACGCGGAATTCAAGGACCGCCCGCAGGACTTCAACCGCTATCTTGACTATATGCACGGCCAGGTGAAGGAGCTGCTAACCAACTATGGGACGATCGACGTGCTCTGGTTCGATTTCTCTTACGAGGATATGACCGGGGAAAAATGGAAGGCGACCGAGCTGGTGAAGATGATTCGCGAGTTGCAGCCGAATGTGTTGATTGACAATCGGTTGGGCGGCAACATCAAGGCCCGCGAGCCGGAAATCTATGCGGGCGACTTCGCTTCGCCGGAGCAGCTGCTTCCGCCGCATGGGATCGTCAACGAAGACGGGAAGCCGCTTCCGTGGGAGGCGTGCATTACGCTGAATCATCATTGGGGCTACCACGCGCATGACCGCGACTACAAGACACCGAAGCAGGTGGTCCGCGGCCTCGTCGAATGCGTGAGCAAGAACGGGAACATGCTGTTGAATGTCGGGCCGAATGCGAAGGGCGAGATACCGCAGCTATCGCTTGACGTGCTGGGCGAAGTCGGAGCCTGGATGCGCGCGAACGGCGACAGCATTTACGGCTGTGGAGCAGCTGCGTTGAGCAAGCCGGAATGGGGACGGTACACGCAAAAAGGCAATAAGCTGTACGCTCATATTTTGGACCGGGGAATCGGGCCGATCGCGCTGCAAGGCTTGAATGGACGCGTGAAGGAAGCGCGCTTGCTCGCCGACGGAGCCGAGGTCAACATTCAGACGCCGTGGAATGCGGTCGACTACCCGGATTATCTGTTCGTCAATATTCCAACGGCCCAGTTGCCGGACGACTTCAATACCGTTATCGAGCTAACGCTGGAGGATGCCGAGTAA
- a CDS encoding putative DNA-binding protein, with translation MNEEHVLEKTNRVNMLFDFYEPLLTEKQQTFLKCYFQDDFSLGEIAAEFGISRQAVYEHIKRAEQTLGSYESKLGLVAKYERRKQLLDALRDELNEIMGMPDPQRAELQKIIRELQALD, from the coding sequence ATGAACGAGGAACATGTTCTGGAGAAGACGAACCGCGTTAATATGTTGTTCGATTTCTACGAACCTCTCTTGACGGAGAAGCAGCAGACGTTCCTGAAATGTTATTTTCAAGACGATTTTTCACTAGGCGAGATCGCCGCTGAATTCGGCATTAGCCGCCAGGCGGTATATGAACATATTAAGCGGGCGGAGCAGACGCTCGGCTCCTATGAGAGCAAGCTTGGATTGGTAGCGAAGTATGAACGCCGGAAGCAGCTGCTGGATGCGCTGCGCGACGAATTGAATGAGATAATGGGTATGCCCGACCCGCAGCGTGCGGAACTGCAGAAGATTATCCGTGAACTGCAGGCGTTGGATTAA
- a CDS encoding MerR family transcriptional regulator encodes MAYTVNEVSKLSGVTIRTLRYYDQIGLLKPAYIGENGYRYYEDDQLRQLQHILFFRELDLPLTDIQALMHSDTFDQKAALQQHRQLLIGRIDRLQRLVATLDRTIHETEGEQAMNAEQWFDGFDRSRQEKYVEELKEKYGAGAERHIRESEARTNAWSRSDWQDVQHESERIHERIAAHIREGCSPDSDPIQEVIAEHFQWVNRFYTPTREVYTGLGELYVDHADFRKLYDRFHPALAETLRDAMRIYAERHL; translated from the coding sequence ATGGCCTACACCGTGAATGAAGTATCGAAGCTGTCTGGCGTCACGATCCGGACATTGCGGTATTACGATCAGATCGGATTGCTGAAGCCGGCCTATATCGGAGAGAACGGCTACCGTTATTATGAAGACGATCAGCTGCGGCAGCTGCAGCATATTTTGTTTTTCCGAGAGCTGGACCTCCCCTTGACGGACATTCAGGCCTTGATGCACTCGGATACCTTCGATCAGAAGGCAGCCCTCCAGCAGCACCGCCAGTTGCTGATCGGGCGAATCGATCGGCTGCAGCGTCTGGTCGCCACGCTGGATCGCACGATACACGAGACGGAAGGAGAACAAGCCATGAACGCAGAGCAATGGTTCGACGGATTTGACCGAAGCAGGCAAGAGAAGTATGTAGAGGAGTTGAAGGAGAAATACGGGGCGGGCGCCGAGCGCCATATCCGGGAGAGCGAGGCGCGCACTAACGCCTGGTCGCGCAGCGACTGGCAGGACGTGCAGCACGAATCCGAGCGTATACACGAGCGCATCGCCGCCCACATTCGCGAGGGCTGTTCGCCGGACAGCGACCCAATTCAGGAGGTTATCGCCGAGCACTTCCAATGGGTGAACCGCTTCTACACCCCAACGCGGGAGGTCTATACCGGCCTGGGTGAATTGTACGTGGACCACGCCGATTTCCGCAAGCTGTACGACAGATTTCATCCCGCTCTGGCGGAGACGCTGCGCGACGCCATGCGCATTTACGCCGAGCGCCATCTGTAA
- a CDS encoding KH domain-containing protein has product MEELVYVIARALVDHPEEVRVKAVEKDHIIVYELHVHPDDVGKVIGKQGRIAKALRTVVTSAAVTIPKRVAVDIIS; this is encoded by the coding sequence ATGGAAGAGTTAGTGTATGTTATCGCACGCGCTTTGGTCGATCATCCGGAGGAGGTCCGTGTGAAGGCCGTGGAGAAAGACCATATCATCGTATATGAGCTTCACGTCCATCCTGACGATGTCGGGAAGGTTATCGGGAAGCAAGGTCGCATTGCCAAGGCGCTTCGCACGGTCGTCACATCGGCAGCCGTTACGATTCCGAAACGGGTTGCCGTAGACATTATTTCTTAA
- the trmD gene encoding tRNA (guanosine(37)-N1)-methyltransferase TrmD, with amino-acid sequence MRIDVLTIFPEMCEGVFRSSILGKAQEKGLVTLNAVNFRDYSENKHQTVDDYPYGGGGGMVLKPEPIFAAVEAMIAQQTEAERIQLREEGHTPAADDSDVPSVPNSTDGLNGPNRLERKRPRVILMCPQGEPFTQAKAEELAQESHLILVCGHYEGYDERIREHLVTDELSIGDYVLTGGELPAMVVTDSVVRLLPGVLGNESSAVTDSFSTGLLEYPHYTRPADFRGWTVPDVLLSGHHAKVEQWRKEQSLRRTVERRPDLLESIELNETDRKLLERIIAERQANEATKD; translated from the coding sequence ATGCGGATTGATGTATTGACGATCTTCCCGGAGATGTGCGAGGGCGTATTCCGTTCCAGCATATTGGGGAAGGCGCAGGAAAAAGGGCTCGTCACCTTGAATGCAGTCAATTTCCGGGACTATTCCGAGAACAAACATCAGACCGTGGACGATTACCCTTACGGCGGCGGCGGGGGCATGGTGCTCAAGCCGGAGCCGATCTTCGCGGCCGTCGAAGCCATGATCGCGCAGCAGACGGAGGCGGAGCGGATACAGCTTCGGGAGGAAGGGCACACCCCGGCGGCGGACGACTCGGATGTCCCGAGTGTTCCAAATAGTACTGACGGGCTCAATGGCCCGAACAGACTGGAGCGGAAGCGGCCGCGGGTCATCTTGATGTGTCCGCAGGGCGAGCCGTTCACCCAGGCAAAGGCGGAGGAACTGGCGCAGGAATCGCATCTCATTTTGGTCTGCGGCCACTATGAAGGCTACGATGAGCGAATCCGCGAGCACCTCGTTACCGACGAGTTGTCGATTGGCGATTATGTACTGACTGGCGGCGAGCTGCCCGCGATGGTCGTTACCGACTCAGTCGTGCGGTTGCTCCCGGGCGTGCTGGGCAATGAATCATCAGCGGTGACAGATTCGTTCAGCACCGGCCTGTTAGAATATCCGCATTATACGCGGCCGGCCGATTTCCGCGGCTGGACAGTGCCGGATGTGCTCTTAAGCGGCCACCATGCGAAGGTGGAGCAGTGGCGCAAAGAGCAGTCTCTGCGGCGCACCGTGGAACGGCGTCCGGATCTGCTCGAGTCCATCGAGCTCAATGAGACAGATCGCAAGCTGCTGGAGCGCATCATCGCGGAACGGCAAGCGAATGAAGCAACTAAGGATTAG